The Micromonospora sp. WMMD961 genome has a segment encoding these proteins:
- a CDS encoding APC family permease: MASPTSLLKRLLLGRPFRSDRLQHTLLPKRIALPVFASDALSSVAYAPDEILLTLSIAGASAYLFSPWIALAVVVVMLTVVASYRQNVYAYPSGGGDYEVATVNLGPKFGVGVASALLVDYVLTVAVSVSSGVANLGSVVPFVATHKVLIAVLAVVLLTAVNLRGLRESGTAFAIPTYGFVIVMLGMLLTGLFRVFVLGDELRAPSADLVIQAEHSVTGFALVFLLLRTFSSGAAALTGVEAISNGVPAFKAPKSRNAATTLLLLGTISVSMLVGIIWLARLTHLQFVEDPGLQIVSGPDGYVQKTVTTQLGETVFGSGSILLYVLAGVTALILFLAANTAFNGFPVLGSILAQDRYLPRQFHTRGDRLAFSNGISFLALFAIVLIVGFQAEVTKLIQLYIVGVFVSFTVSQAGMIRHWNRRLRTERDPEARRRMHRSRAINTFGAGLTGTVLVIVLITKFLLGAWIAIAAMAVIYLLMLGIRRHYDRIAVELTPPDEGRAVLPARNHAIVLVSKLHQPTLRAIAYARATRPDTLTAVTVNVDENDTRDLQADWERREMAIPLTVIDSPYREITRPILDFVASTRRKSPRDVVTVFIPEYVVGRWWENLLHNQSALRLKGRLLFEPGVMVVSVPWQLASTASKNLDRLDATLSRTPARGPRGTAPPVSAPPVVSAAPVSAPPGEGGPAGSGTGDGGRD, encoded by the coding sequence GTGGCCAGTCCCACCTCGCTGCTGAAGCGGCTCCTCCTCGGTCGACCGTTCCGGTCCGACCGGCTGCAGCACACCCTCCTGCCGAAGCGCATCGCGCTGCCCGTGTTCGCCTCCGACGCGCTGTCCAGCGTCGCGTACGCGCCCGACGAGATCCTGCTGACCCTCTCCATCGCCGGGGCCTCGGCGTACCTGTTCTCGCCGTGGATCGCACTCGCGGTGGTCGTGGTGATGCTCACCGTGGTGGCGAGCTACCGGCAGAACGTGTACGCCTATCCCTCCGGCGGCGGCGACTACGAGGTGGCCACGGTCAACCTGGGTCCGAAGTTCGGCGTCGGGGTGGCCAGCGCGCTGCTTGTCGACTACGTGCTCACGGTCGCGGTGTCGGTCTCCTCCGGGGTGGCCAACCTCGGCTCGGTGGTGCCGTTCGTGGCCACCCACAAGGTCCTGATCGCGGTGCTCGCGGTGGTGCTGTTGACCGCTGTCAACCTGCGCGGGCTGCGCGAGTCGGGCACCGCGTTCGCCATCCCCACCTACGGCTTCGTGATCGTGATGCTCGGGATGCTGCTCACCGGGCTGTTCCGGGTGTTCGTGCTGGGTGACGAACTCCGCGCGCCAAGTGCCGACCTGGTGATCCAGGCCGAGCACAGCGTGACCGGTTTCGCACTCGTCTTCCTGCTGCTGCGGACGTTCAGCTCGGGTGCCGCGGCGCTCACCGGCGTGGAGGCGATCTCCAACGGGGTGCCGGCGTTCAAGGCGCCGAAGAGCCGTAACGCCGCCACCACCCTGCTGCTGCTCGGCACCATCTCGGTGAGCATGCTGGTCGGGATCATCTGGCTGGCCCGGCTGACCCACCTGCAGTTCGTCGAGGATCCGGGTCTCCAGATCGTCTCCGGCCCGGACGGGTACGTGCAGAAGACGGTCACCACCCAGCTCGGCGAGACGGTCTTCGGTTCCGGGTCGATCCTGCTCTACGTGCTGGCCGGGGTCACCGCCCTGATCCTCTTCCTGGCCGCTAACACCGCGTTCAACGGTTTCCCGGTGCTCGGGTCGATCCTCGCCCAGGACCGCTACCTGCCCCGCCAGTTCCACACCCGGGGCGACCGGCTGGCCTTCTCCAACGGCATCAGCTTCCTCGCCCTCTTCGCGATCGTGCTGATCGTCGGCTTCCAGGCCGAGGTGACGAAGCTGATCCAGCTCTACATCGTCGGGGTCTTCGTCTCGTTCACCGTCTCCCAGGCCGGCATGATCCGGCACTGGAACCGGCGACTGCGTACCGAGCGGGACCCGGAGGCGCGCCGCCGGATGCACCGCTCCCGGGCGATCAACACGTTCGGCGCGGGCCTGACCGGTACGGTGCTGGTGATCGTCCTGATCACGAAGTTCCTGCTCGGCGCGTGGATCGCGATCGCCGCGATGGCAGTGATCTACCTACTGATGCTCGGCATCCGCCGGCACTACGACCGGATTGCCGTGGAGCTGACGCCGCCGGACGAGGGCCGGGCGGTGCTGCCCGCCCGCAACCACGCGATCGTGCTGGTCAGCAAACTGCACCAGCCGACGCTGCGGGCCATCGCCTACGCCCGGGCCACCCGGCCCGACACGCTGACCGCCGTGACCGTCAACGTGGACGAGAACGACACCCGGGACCTGCAGGCCGACTGGGAGCGGCGGGAGATGGCCATCCCGCTCACCGTGATCGACTCGCCGTACCGGGAGATCACCCGGCCGATCCTGGACTTCGTGGCCTCCACCCGCCGCAAGTCACCCCGGGACGTGGTCACCGTCTTCATCCCGGAGTACGTGGTCGGCCGCTGGTGGGAGAACCTGCTGCACAACCAGAGCGCCCTGCGCCTCAAGGGCCGGCTGCTCTTCGAACCGGGGGTGATGGTGGTCAGCGTGCCGTGGCAGCTCGCGTCGACGGCCAGCAAGAACCTGGACCGGCTCGACGCCACGCTGTCCCGGACACCGGCACGCGGGCCACGCGGCACCGCCCCGCCGGTCTCCGCCCCGCCGGTGGTCTCGGCGGCGCCGGTCTCCGCCCCGCCCGGCGAGGGCGGCCCGGCGGGCAGCGGTACGGGGGACGGTGGCCGTGACTGA
- a CDS encoding class I SAM-dependent RNA methyltransferase: MTESNERGLAEAERVELTVDAVAPGGHCVARVNGQVVFVRHTLPGERVIAEVTEVHRGFVRADAVTVLDPSPDRVEPPCPYAKPGACGGCDLQHVAPAAQLAWKTAVVREQLVRLGGLSDVELDQLDVRVQALPGGLLGWRSRVRYAVDAADRAGLLKHRSHEVVPIDRCRIAHPAIQQLPVLTPTGARWSAAEAVETVASTGGDVTVTEIREGVPTPVSGPAEVREVAAGRDWTLPASAFWQVHPAAADTLSTAVLELLDPQPGEIAWDLYGGAGLFAVGLAGRVGATGRVTLVEAAGQGVAAARENLADLPTVEVVSARVETALARRRITGPVDVVVLDPPRSGAGAPVVRALAAAGPRAVAYVACDPAAFARDVRTFTDLGWRLAALRGFDLFPMTQHVEQVGLLLPPTA; this comes from the coding sequence GTGACTGAGTCGAACGAGCGTGGACTGGCCGAGGCGGAGCGGGTCGAGCTCACCGTCGACGCGGTCGCCCCCGGCGGGCACTGCGTGGCACGGGTCAACGGGCAGGTGGTCTTCGTCCGGCACACGCTGCCCGGTGAACGGGTGATCGCCGAGGTGACCGAGGTGCACCGCGGGTTCGTCCGGGCCGACGCGGTGACCGTGCTGGACCCCTCACCGGATCGGGTCGAGCCGCCCTGCCCGTACGCGAAACCGGGCGCCTGTGGTGGCTGCGACCTGCAACATGTCGCCCCGGCCGCGCAACTGGCCTGGAAGACCGCCGTGGTGCGCGAACAGTTGGTCCGTCTCGGCGGTCTTTCCGACGTCGAGCTGGACCAGCTCGACGTCCGGGTCCAGGCGTTGCCCGGCGGACTGCTCGGCTGGCGCTCCCGGGTCCGTTACGCGGTGGACGCCGCGGATCGGGCCGGTCTGCTCAAGCACCGTTCGCACGAGGTGGTGCCCATCGACCGCTGCCGGATTGCCCACCCGGCCATCCAGCAGTTGCCGGTGCTCACCCCCACCGGTGCGCGCTGGTCGGCCGCGGAGGCGGTGGAGACCGTCGCCAGCACCGGTGGGGACGTGACCGTCACGGAGATCCGCGAGGGTGTGCCCACCCCGGTGAGCGGGCCGGCCGAGGTCCGCGAGGTGGCCGCCGGGCGGGACTGGACGCTGCCCGCGTCCGCGTTCTGGCAGGTGCACCCGGCCGCGGCGGACACCCTCTCCACGGCGGTACTGGAGTTGCTGGACCCGCAGCCGGGCGAGATCGCGTGGGACCTCTACGGCGGCGCGGGGTTGTTCGCCGTCGGGTTGGCCGGCCGCGTCGGCGCGACCGGCCGGGTGACCCTCGTCGAGGCGGCCGGGCAGGGCGTCGCCGCAGCCCGGGAGAACCTCGCCGACCTGCCCACCGTCGAGGTCGTGTCGGCCCGGGTGGAGACCGCGCTGGCCCGTCGGCGGATCACCGGCCCGGTCGACGTGGTGGTGCTCGACCCGCCGCGCTCCGGCGCCGGCGCCCCGGTGGTGCGCGCGCTGGCCGCCGCCGGCCCCCGGGCGGTCGCGTACGTGGCCTGCGACCCGGCGGCCTTCGCCCGGGACGTACGCACCTTCACCGACCTCGGGTGGCGGCTGGCCGCGTTGCGGGGCTTCGACCTGTTCCCGATGACGCAGCACGTCGAGCAGGTGGGGCTGCTGCTCCCTCCGACCGCCTGA
- a CDS encoding anhydro-N-acetylmuramic acid kinase has product MKIVGLMSGTSYDGVDVVAAEFEVDGDTLWLRPLGHRGLDYDEELRAEIAALLPPAVTTVDAVCRLDNRLGEVFAEAAAIGLELAGGRADAVVSPGQTVFHWVADGVALGTLQLGAVARVAARVGVPVLSDLRSADIAVGGQGAPLVPAFDALLLDVAAGPRAALNLGGIANLTVVAPGAPVLGYDVGPANALLDAAARRFLDQPCDIDGARAAAGRVHTKLLAALLAEPYYAAAPPKSTGKELFHAGYLDRHLAALGTPVPVDDLLATLTELTARVVAAECDRHGVAEVIAAGGGVRNPTLLRRLAALGGGRWRLRGTDELGVPAQAKEAYAFALLGWLSWQGLPGSIPSVTGATRGAVLGSWTPAGPAYPGRPTAPPRRLRIRP; this is encoded by the coding sequence ATGAAGATCGTCGGGTTGATGTCCGGGACGTCGTACGACGGCGTGGACGTGGTCGCGGCGGAGTTCGAGGTCGACGGGGACACCCTCTGGCTGCGACCGTTGGGGCACCGTGGCCTGGACTACGACGAGGAGCTGCGCGCCGAGATCGCGGCGCTGCTGCCCCCGGCGGTCACCACCGTCGACGCCGTCTGCCGGCTCGACAACCGTCTCGGCGAGGTGTTCGCCGAGGCGGCGGCGATCGGCCTGGAGCTGGCCGGTGGGCGGGCCGACGCGGTGGTCTCGCCCGGCCAGACGGTCTTCCACTGGGTCGCCGACGGGGTGGCCCTGGGCACCCTGCAACTGGGCGCGGTGGCCCGGGTGGCCGCCCGGGTCGGCGTACCCGTGCTGAGTGACCTGCGCTCGGCGGACATCGCCGTCGGCGGGCAGGGTGCGCCGCTGGTGCCGGCCTTCGACGCGTTGCTGCTCGACGTCGCCGCCGGGCCGCGCGCGGCGCTGAACCTCGGCGGCATCGCCAACCTCACCGTGGTCGCCCCGGGGGCCCCGGTCCTCGGGTACGACGTGGGCCCGGCCAACGCCCTGCTGGACGCGGCCGCCCGCCGCTTCCTGGACCAGCCGTGCGACATCGACGGCGCGCGGGCGGCGGCCGGCCGGGTGCACACCAAGCTGCTCGCCGCGTTGCTGGCCGAGCCCTATTACGCGGCGGCCCCGCCCAAGTCCACCGGCAAGGAGCTGTTCCACGCGGGTTACCTGGACCGGCACCTCGCCGCGCTCGGTACGCCGGTGCCGGTGGACGACCTGCTGGCCACACTCACCGAGCTGACCGCACGGGTGGTGGCCGCCGAGTGCGACAGGCACGGCGTGGCCGAGGTGATCGCCGCCGGCGGTGGTGTGCGTAACCCCACCCTGCTGCGGCGGCTCGCCGCCCTGGGCGGCGGCCGGTGGCGGCTGCGCGGCACCGACGAGTTGGGCGTCCCGGCGCAGGCCAAGGAGGCGTACGCCTTCGCGCTGCTCGGCTGGCTGTCCTGGCAGGGGCTACCCGGGTCGATCCCGTCGGTGACCGGCGCCACCCGGGGCGCGGTGCTCGGCTCGTGGACACCCGCCGGGCCGGCGTATCCGGGTCGCCCGACCGCCCCGCCCCGACGGCTGCGGATCCGGCCCTGA
- the dxs gene encoding 1-deoxy-D-xylulose-5-phosphate synthase — MSVEEDTANHGRLLGTVRGPQDVKRMSGEELDVLAAEIRDFLIAKVSRTGGHVGPNLGVVELTLAMHRVFDSPRDRLLFDTGHQAYVHKILTGRQAGFDKLRQRGGLSGYPSQAESEHDLIENSHASTALSYADGLAKAYALRGEQRSVVAVVGDGALTGGMCWEALNNIATAGNSLVIVVNDNGRSYSPTIGGLADHLSSLRLNPGYEKVLDTVKDALGSTPLVGKPMYEVLHAVKKGIKDAVAPQAMFEDLGIKYVGPVDGHDVAAVEAALRAAKGFGGPVIVHAVTRKGYGYRPAEEDDADCLHGPSSAFDVETGALLAAPSVKWTHVFADELLAIADERPDVVGITAAMAEPTGIAKLARKYPERVYDVGIAEQHAATSAAGLALGGLHPVVAVYATFLNRAFDQVLLDVAMHKLPVTFVLDRAGITGPDGPSHYGIWDMSVFGVVPGLRIAAPRDAATLREELREAMAVDNGPTVLRFPTGSVAADLPALRRVGTVDVLAESARTDVLLVAVGSFGQLGMEVAARVAEQGYGVTVVDPRWVRPVPAELVDLAARHRLVVSVEDGVRVGGVGDALAQAMRDADVRVPLKDLGVPADWHPHGTRAQILADLGLTAQDVARNVTGWISGLDATPDRLTPSDAAAQN; from the coding sequence ATGAGTGTTGAAGAGGACACGGCCAACCACGGCCGGCTGCTCGGGACGGTGCGCGGGCCGCAGGACGTCAAGCGGATGTCCGGCGAGGAGCTGGACGTCCTCGCCGCCGAGATCCGGGACTTCCTGATCGCCAAGGTCTCCCGTACCGGTGGGCATGTCGGGCCCAACCTCGGTGTGGTCGAGCTGACGCTGGCCATGCACCGCGTCTTCGACTCGCCCCGGGACCGGCTCCTGTTCGACACCGGCCACCAGGCGTACGTGCACAAGATCCTCACCGGGCGCCAGGCCGGCTTCGACAAGCTCCGCCAGCGCGGGGGCCTCTCCGGCTACCCCAGCCAGGCGGAGAGCGAGCACGACCTCATCGAGAACTCGCACGCCTCCACCGCGCTCTCCTACGCCGACGGCCTGGCCAAGGCGTACGCCCTGCGGGGTGAGCAGCGCAGCGTCGTGGCCGTGGTCGGCGACGGCGCGCTCACCGGCGGCATGTGCTGGGAGGCGCTGAACAACATCGCCACCGCCGGCAACTCGCTGGTGATCGTGGTCAACGACAACGGCCGGTCCTACTCGCCCACCATCGGCGGGCTGGCCGACCACCTCTCCTCGCTGCGGCTCAACCCGGGCTACGAGAAGGTCCTCGACACGGTCAAGGACGCCCTCGGCTCCACCCCGCTGGTCGGCAAGCCGATGTACGAGGTGCTGCACGCGGTCAAGAAGGGCATCAAGGACGCCGTCGCCCCGCAGGCCATGTTCGAGGACCTCGGCATCAAGTACGTCGGCCCCGTGGACGGGCACGACGTGGCGGCGGTCGAGGCGGCGCTGCGCGCGGCGAAGGGCTTCGGCGGCCCGGTGATCGTGCACGCGGTCACCCGCAAGGGCTACGGCTACCGTCCCGCCGAGGAGGACGACGCGGACTGCCTGCACGGTCCGAGCAGCGCCTTCGACGTCGAGACCGGCGCCCTGCTGGCCGCGCCGTCGGTGAAGTGGACGCACGTCTTCGCCGACGAGCTGCTGGCCATCGCCGACGAGCGCCCGGACGTGGTGGGCATCACCGCCGCCATGGCCGAGCCGACCGGCATCGCGAAGCTGGCCCGTAAATACCCCGAGCGGGTGTACGACGTGGGCATCGCCGAGCAGCACGCCGCCACCTCGGCGGCCGGGCTGGCGCTCGGCGGCCTGCACCCCGTGGTCGCGGTCTACGCCACCTTCCTCAACCGCGCCTTCGACCAGGTCCTGCTGGACGTGGCGATGCACAAGCTGCCGGTGACCTTCGTGCTGGACCGGGCCGGCATCACCGGCCCGGACGGTCCCAGCCACTACGGCATCTGGGACATGTCGGTCTTCGGGGTGGTGCCTGGTCTGCGGATCGCCGCCCCCCGCGACGCCGCCACGCTGCGGGAGGAGCTGCGCGAGGCGATGGCCGTCGACAACGGCCCCACCGTGCTGCGCTTCCCGACCGGTTCCGTCGCCGCGGACCTCCCGGCGCTGCGCCGGGTCGGCACCGTCGACGTGCTGGCCGAGTCGGCGCGTACGGACGTGCTGCTGGTCGCCGTCGGGTCGTTCGGCCAGTTGGGTATGGAGGTCGCCGCCCGGGTCGCCGAGCAGGGCTACGGGGTCACCGTCGTCGACCCGCGCTGGGTGCGTCCGGTCCCGGCGGAGCTGGTCGACCTGGCCGCCCGGCACCGGCTCGTGGTCAGCGTCGAGGACGGCGTGCGGGTCGGCGGGGTGGGCGACGCGCTCGCCCAGGCGATGCGCGACGCCGACGTCCGGGTGCCGCTCAAGGATTTGGGCGTACCGGCCGACTGGCACCCGCACGGCACGCGCGCGCAGATCCTCGCTGACCTGGGCCTGACCGCCCAGGACGTGGCCCGCAACGTCACCGGCTGGATCTCCGGTCTGGACGCCACGCCGGACCGCCTGACCCCGAGCGACGCGGCCGCGCAGAACTGA
- a CDS encoding PQQ-binding-like beta-propeller repeat protein: MTEGRSLSIIELGEVRDEPASTPVARRPRAAGRPLRSAAVLVLALAVLSAATPQPQRAVSVVPASRTSTAYLGGDSVFVVDPPAPEGDRYLTAYAQPSPAGTEVRRRWQAPLARLGDYLDVRVERGLVLAMAVNAPNRVFQTTAFDTGSGQQRWQLPGAPQPIADGGLLLADVGEDGSGALNRVEPDTGQVLWSVSIPAAANLSHHLREGRADRFVLLLATGEVQVHDAVTGRLLRSVDTLPADRAAYQRVQVVDDLLLVVPPGSTRLVGYGLTDLDPLWTAEVPLVAYVVSCAGLLCAVPQTGGLQVLDPATGLLRWSDSGQVNLADVRHGQLLMARPGRGYEVWDAATGQVRTGLGEWALMQVRGPGTPWSGCGRVTTAGWSSPSWISSPAGHGSSTCCRPSPAAARRPCRCCSVSVSTAPPRCGG, encoded by the coding sequence GTGACGGAAGGACGATCGTTGTCGATCATCGAGCTGGGCGAGGTGCGGGACGAGCCCGCGTCGACGCCGGTGGCTCGCCGGCCGCGTGCCGCCGGCCGACCGCTGCGCAGCGCGGCGGTGTTGGTCCTCGCCCTGGCGGTGCTGAGCGCTGCGACACCGCAGCCGCAGCGGGCGGTGAGCGTGGTGCCGGCGTCGCGGACGTCCACTGCCTACCTCGGCGGGGACAGCGTCTTCGTGGTCGACCCGCCGGCACCCGAGGGGGACCGGTACCTGACCGCGTACGCCCAGCCGTCGCCGGCCGGCACCGAGGTGCGCCGACGGTGGCAGGCCCCGCTGGCCCGCCTCGGTGACTACCTCGACGTCCGGGTCGAGCGGGGACTGGTGTTGGCGATGGCGGTCAACGCGCCGAACCGGGTGTTCCAGACCACCGCCTTCGACACCGGCTCCGGCCAGCAACGTTGGCAGCTCCCCGGGGCGCCCCAACCGATCGCCGACGGCGGCCTGCTGCTGGCCGATGTCGGAGAGGACGGGTCGGGCGCGCTGAACCGGGTCGAGCCCGATACCGGCCAGGTGCTCTGGTCGGTGTCGATCCCCGCCGCCGCCAACCTCTCCCACCATCTCCGGGAAGGCCGGGCCGACCGGTTCGTGCTGCTCCTGGCGACCGGCGAGGTGCAGGTGCACGACGCCGTCACAGGCCGCCTGCTGCGCAGCGTCGACACGCTGCCCGCCGACCGGGCGGCGTACCAGCGGGTGCAGGTCGTCGACGACCTGCTGCTGGTCGTCCCACCAGGCAGCACCCGGCTGGTGGGCTACGGGCTGACCGACCTGGATCCACTGTGGACGGCCGAGGTGCCGTTGGTCGCCTACGTGGTCAGCTGCGCCGGTCTGCTCTGCGCGGTGCCGCAGACCGGTGGCCTCCAGGTGCTCGATCCGGCCACCGGCCTGCTGCGGTGGTCGGACTCCGGCCAGGTCAACCTGGCGGATGTCCGGCATGGTCAGTTGCTGATGGCCAGGCCCGGCCGGGGGTACGAGGTGTGGGATGCGGCGACCGGTCAGGTGCGCACCGGGTTGGGTGAGTGGGCTCTGATGCAGGTGCGCGGGCCGGGCACCCCCTGGTCGGGGTGCGGTCGGGTGACGACGGCCGGATGGTCGTCGCCGAGCTGGATCTCGTCGCCCGCCGGCCACGGATCGTCGACGTGTTGCCGGCCGTCGCCGGCAGCTGCCAGGCGTCCCTGCCGATGCTGCTCTGTCAGCGTCTCGACGGCACCACCGCGCTGTGGCGGTTGA
- a CDS encoding PQQ-binding-like beta-propeller repeat protein produces MSDSVIDLGVLRHGPDPDPLPRPPRANGRQLRAALVVLLALLTLAAAGTPPPPRVVVTLPVRSGADVLVDGDLAVVIEPTSTSNLQQRRLVAFRLPGGEPVWQLPLPAEARYWGVFPLGELLILTGYEIGPQGRDTTTIAVDRATGAYRWQQPASADKLVDGNLLLRSGGESEPSVLRVVDPCCGTVRWQLPATTAGISPRETERGVDRLILSPPDGPIEVRDATTGAVLARADLRPADGGRFGLEVMDDLLLVVDRGSGTVTAYGLDQLDRRWIRPNVNIDFALDCGLVLCLRTGSNALQALDPATGEVRWRSSRWGWAWATGDRLLANVLGGGDSPDQFVVLDALTGQEVADLGRWDLYQLRQGGRLLGTRKHPDGGVLVGEVDVAAGKVRVLDVLRDASGECQVINYRLLCVGPDGTYRLWQLPD; encoded by the coding sequence GTGAGCGACTCGGTGATCGACCTCGGTGTGCTGCGGCACGGCCCGGACCCGGACCCGTTGCCCCGCCCACCCCGCGCGAACGGTCGGCAGTTGCGTGCCGCGCTGGTCGTGCTGCTCGCGCTGCTCACCCTCGCCGCCGCCGGCACGCCGCCGCCCCCGCGGGTCGTGGTGACGCTGCCGGTGCGGTCCGGGGCCGACGTGCTCGTCGACGGCGACCTCGCCGTGGTCATCGAGCCGACCAGCACGTCCAACCTGCAACAGCGACGACTGGTGGCGTTTCGGCTGCCCGGCGGCGAGCCGGTCTGGCAGCTGCCGCTGCCGGCGGAGGCCCGGTACTGGGGAGTCTTCCCGCTGGGCGAGCTGCTGATCCTCACCGGGTACGAGATCGGCCCGCAGGGCCGGGACACCACGACCATCGCCGTGGACCGGGCGACCGGCGCGTACCGGTGGCAGCAACCGGCGAGCGCCGACAAACTGGTCGACGGCAACCTGCTGCTGCGCTCCGGCGGCGAGAGCGAGCCGAGCGTCCTGCGGGTGGTCGACCCCTGCTGCGGCACCGTGCGCTGGCAGTTGCCCGCCACCACCGCCGGAATCAGCCCGCGCGAGACTGAGCGCGGGGTGGACCGGCTGATCCTCAGCCCGCCGGACGGGCCGATCGAGGTACGCGACGCGACCACCGGAGCGGTGCTGGCCCGCGCCGACCTACGACCGGCCGACGGTGGGCGATTCGGCCTCGAGGTGATGGACGACCTCCTGCTGGTCGTCGACCGAGGCTCGGGCACTGTCACCGCGTACGGCCTGGACCAGCTCGACCGGCGCTGGATCCGCCCGAACGTGAACATCGACTTCGCGCTGGACTGCGGCCTCGTCCTGTGTCTGCGCACCGGTTCCAACGCGCTGCAGGCGCTCGACCCGGCCACCGGCGAGGTGCGCTGGCGCAGCAGTCGCTGGGGGTGGGCGTGGGCGACCGGGGATCGGCTGCTGGCCAACGTGCTGGGCGGCGGGGACTCGCCGGACCAATTCGTCGTGCTGGACGCGCTCACCGGCCAGGAGGTGGCCGACCTGGGCCGGTGGGACCTGTACCAGCTGCGTCAAGGCGGCCGGCTACTCGGCACCCGCAAGCATCCCGACGGCGGGGTGCTCGTCGGCGAGGTCGACGTCGCGGCCGGCAAGGTACGCGTCCTCGACGTGCTGCGCGACGCCTCCGGAGAGTGTCAGGTAATCAACTACCGCCTGCTGTGCGTGGGCCCCGACGGCACGTACCGGCTGTGGCAGCTGCCCGACTGA
- a CDS encoding peptidase C39 family protein: MTIAAPPTRRDIAYRGFHGPADAGAGVLGDDGRHTWTSPPVPVGFRVAEVVPSWTADTPPGCWIEVELRGWHDDAPATGWYRLGRWAADDQTVRRASIPGQRDGDAAVDTDTLIVTGATVTGWQARVTLCRPAGSPRGPVLRSIGAVATGPALTGPTDAPAPASSAAHGRVLDVPRYSQRLHAGQYPQWGGGGDSWCSPTCTSMVLAYWGVGPTEEQYAWVEPPGPRPAVVHAARHCYDHAYAGAGNWPFNTAYAGRFGVDAFVTRLRSLAEAEAFVAAGIPLIVSAAFRADEVPGLAYDTRGHLMVLVGFTVDGDPVLNDPYAPDDDAVRRTVPRQRFEAVWQRGSGGVAYVLRPPSVPLPPPPAQANW, encoded by the coding sequence ATGACCATCGCGGCACCACCCACCCGGCGGGACATCGCCTACCGGGGTTTCCACGGGCCGGCCGACGCCGGTGCCGGTGTCCTCGGCGACGACGGGCGGCACACCTGGACGTCGCCGCCGGTGCCGGTCGGCTTCCGGGTCGCCGAGGTGGTGCCATCCTGGACCGCCGACACCCCGCCGGGGTGCTGGATCGAGGTCGAGCTGCGCGGCTGGCACGACGACGCGCCCGCCACCGGCTGGTACCGGCTGGGCCGGTGGGCAGCCGACGATCAGACGGTACGACGCGCCTCGATCCCCGGGCAGCGCGACGGCGACGCCGCTGTCGACACCGACACCCTGATCGTGACCGGTGCCACCGTCACCGGCTGGCAGGCGCGGGTGACCCTGTGCCGACCGGCCGGCAGCCCACGCGGCCCGGTGCTGCGCAGCATCGGCGCGGTCGCCACCGGCCCCGCGCTGACCGGTCCGACCGATGCGCCGGCGCCCGCCTCCTCCGCTGCCCACGGGCGGGTGCTGGACGTCCCCCGCTACTCGCAGCGGCTGCACGCCGGCCAGTACCCGCAGTGGGGCGGGGGCGGCGACTCCTGGTGCAGCCCCACCTGCACCTCGATGGTGCTCGCCTACTGGGGTGTCGGGCCGACGGAGGAGCAGTACGCCTGGGTGGAGCCGCCCGGCCCGCGCCCGGCGGTGGTGCACGCCGCCCGGCACTGCTACGACCACGCGTACGCCGGGGCCGGCAACTGGCCGTTCAACACCGCGTACGCCGGTCGGTTCGGGGTGGACGCGTTCGTCACCCGGCTCCGGTCGCTGGCCGAGGCGGAGGCGTTCGTCGCGGCCGGCATCCCGCTGATCGTGTCCGCCGCGTTCCGCGCCGACGAGGTGCCCGGGCTCGCCTACGACACCAGGGGGCACCTCATGGTGCTGGTCGGCTTCACCGTCGACGGTGACCCGGTCCTCAACGACCCGTACGCCCCGGACGACGACGCGGTCCGCCGTACCGTGCCCCGGCAGCGGTTCGAGGCGGTCTGGCAGCGCGGCAGCGGCGGCGTCGCGTACGTGCTGCGGCCCCCGTCGGTGCCGCTGCCCCCGCCGCCGGCGCAGGCGAACTGGTAG
- a CDS encoding response regulator transcription factor: MRVLVVEDERNLADAIARGLRKRGMAVDVAYDGDAGHEAAFVTRYDVVVLDRDLPGVHGDQICADLAASGALTRVLMLTASGTVADRVEGLQLGADDYLPKPFAFDELVARVQALGRRATPAAPPVLELADLVLDPARRVATRAGVPVDLTNKEFGVLSELLKARGAVVSSEELLERVWDANTDPFTTIVRVTVMTLRKKLGDPPLIETVVGAGYRTAELSA; the protein is encoded by the coding sequence ATGCGGGTACTGGTGGTGGAGGACGAGCGCAACCTCGCCGACGCGATCGCGCGCGGGTTGCGCAAGCGGGGGATGGCGGTCGACGTGGCGTACGACGGGGACGCCGGCCACGAGGCGGCGTTCGTCACCCGGTACGACGTGGTGGTGCTCGACCGTGACCTGCCGGGCGTGCACGGTGACCAGATCTGCGCCGACCTGGCCGCCTCCGGCGCGCTGACCCGGGTGCTGATGCTCACCGCGAGCGGCACCGTGGCCGACCGGGTGGAGGGGTTGCAGCTCGGCGCGGACGACTACCTGCCCAAACCGTTCGCCTTCGACGAACTGGTCGCGCGGGTGCAGGCGCTGGGCCGGCGGGCGACTCCGGCCGCGCCGCCGGTGCTCGAACTGGCCGACCTGGTGCTCGACCCGGCCCGTCGGGTGGCCACCCGCGCCGGCGTGCCGGTCGACCTCACCAACAAGGAGTTCGGGGTGCTCAGCGAGCTGCTCAAGGCTCGTGGCGCGGTGGTCTCCAGCGAGGAGCTGCTGGAACGGGTCTGGGACGCGAACACCGACCCGTTCACCACTATCGTCCGGGTCACCGTGATGACGCTGCGCAAGAAGCTCGGCGACCCGCCGCTGATCGAGACGGTGGTCGGCGCGGGTTACCGCACCGCCGAGCTGAGCGCATGA